The proteins below are encoded in one region of Chloroflexi bacterium ADurb.Bin180:
- the hemN_2 gene encoding Oxygen-independent coproporphyrinogen-III oxidase 1, which translates to MSLSNAPPPNLEPWQSHAPALGVYVHIPFCVLKCAYCDFNSYAGLSELHAPYVAALISELQLQTERADRPIVDTVYVGGGTPTVLPPDAVGSILTALHECCRVAADAEITLEANPGTVSRQTLHALRGHGVNRLSLGVQSFDDAELRLLGRIHSAAQAREAVSAARAAGFTNLNLDLIYGLPYQSVAGWLTSLEGALRLEPDHLSLYCLTLEEGTPLYEEVSRGSVPASDPDLAAEMYERARDLLARHGFVHYELSNWARHATTSRYNSRLSLEPGCRSCRHNLKYWTGQPYLGIGAGAHSYLNSVRWRNVSQPAAYIDAISHSGSARCDEELITTEGRMAEAMFLGLRLVAGVRWSELYARLGCDLRRKYVLELAELDSEGLLTVDAESARLTPRGQLLANQVFVRFLSSCERSGRPGADRE; encoded by the coding sequence ATGAGCCTGAGTAACGCGCCACCCCCCAACCTCGAGCCGTGGCAGAGCCACGCTCCCGCGCTGGGCGTGTACGTGCACATCCCCTTCTGCGTGCTCAAATGCGCCTACTGCGACTTTAACTCTTATGCCGGCCTGAGCGAGCTGCATGCTCCGTATGTTGCTGCTCTGATCTCTGAGCTACAACTCCAGACCGAGCGAGCCGACCGGCCCATCGTGGACACGGTCTACGTCGGCGGCGGCACCCCTACTGTCCTGCCGCCAGACGCTGTCGGTAGCATACTGACGGCTCTGCATGAATGCTGCCGCGTTGCGGCTGATGCAGAGATCACGCTGGAGGCCAATCCCGGAACTGTCTCGCGCCAGACGCTCCACGCTCTGCGTGGGCATGGCGTCAATCGCCTGAGCCTGGGAGTACAGAGTTTCGATGACGCGGAACTCCGCTTGCTCGGTCGAATCCACAGTGCTGCTCAGGCACGGGAGGCCGTGTCCGCAGCCAGGGCAGCGGGTTTCACCAATCTGAATCTCGACCTGATCTATGGATTGCCGTATCAATCGGTGGCGGGCTGGCTGACCAGCCTCGAAGGTGCCCTGCGGTTAGAGCCGGACCACCTCTCGCTCTACTGCCTGACACTGGAGGAAGGCACCCCGCTGTACGAGGAGGTGAGCCGCGGCTCGGTGCCCGCATCCGACCCCGACCTTGCCGCGGAGATGTACGAGCGGGCCCGGGACCTGCTGGCAAGGCACGGATTCGTGCACTATGAGCTGTCGAACTGGGCTCGCCATGCAACCACCTCGCGGTACAACTCGCGTCTCTCTCTCGAGCCGGGCTGCCGATCCTGCCGCCACAATCTCAAGTACTGGACTGGACAACCCTACCTGGGTATCGGGGCCGGAGCTCACTCGTACCTGAACAGCGTTCGCTGGCGCAACGTATCCCAACCGGCGGCCTACATCGACGCGATCAGTCACAGCGGCAGCGCACGCTGCGATGAGGAGTTGATCACCACAGAAGGAAGAATGGCCGAGGCCATGTTCCTCGGTCTGCGACTCGTCGCAGGCGTCCGATGGAGCGAACTGTATGCTCGGCTTGGCTGCGACCTGAGGCGCAAGTACGTGCTGGAGCTCGCCGAGCTGGATTCGGAGGGACTGCTGACCGTCGACGCCGAATCCGCCAGGCTGACCCCCAGGGGTCAGCTTCTGGCGAATCAGGTGTTTGTTCGTTTTCTCTCCAGCTGCGAACGGTCAGGCCGGCCTGGAGCTGACCGTGAGTGA
- the argH1 gene encoding Argininosuccinate lyase 1, which yields MTLWGGCFDKAPDNLLRQFGDSLPFDWRLYEADIAGSCAYAAALHRAGLIPLAERDELLSGLRRVEEEFRSGQFSPTSTDEDIHTAVERRLGELVGPVAGKLHTGRSRNDQVSTDLRLYLLGKLAVLEKGLDGLQTALLDKAEEHLDAVMPGYTHLQQAQPVLFSHWLLSFYWKLERDRERLVGVRHRTATLPLGSGALAGCPFPLDRHVLASELGFQTVSQNSIDAVSDRDFCIEFLAWAAQVQLHLSSFAEDVVLWATREFGFLRLDDAYSTGSSLMPQKKNPDVFELVRGKSARMIAHLTSALVMVKGLPSGYNKDLQEDKEPLFDAVDTLELELPLVSQVIASMTVNADRMLAAMDAGMLATDLADYLVERGIPFREAHHLVGRAVKRAAELGVSVSQLAPAELESIHPALGSNALQSLSFRASVERRSIEGGTATSSVRAQIEQARRRLSQA from the coding sequence ATGACGCTCTGGGGTGGCTGCTTTGACAAAGCACCGGACAACCTGCTGCGCCAGTTTGGCGACTCTTTGCCATTTGACTGGCGTCTCTACGAGGCCGATATCGCGGGCAGCTGTGCCTACGCCGCGGCGCTGCATCGCGCGGGACTGATTCCTCTTGCGGAGCGCGACGAGCTGCTGTCGGGCCTGCGACGAGTGGAGGAAGAGTTCCGCTCGGGCCAGTTCAGCCCAACGTCGACGGACGAGGATATCCACACCGCGGTCGAGCGGAGACTGGGCGAGCTGGTGGGCCCGGTGGCCGGCAAGCTCCACACCGGCCGCTCGCGCAACGACCAGGTCAGCACCGACCTGAGGTTGTATCTGCTGGGCAAGCTGGCCGTACTGGAGAAGGGACTGGATGGCCTGCAGACTGCTCTGCTGGACAAGGCCGAGGAGCACCTGGACGCGGTCATGCCGGGCTACACGCACCTTCAGCAGGCGCAGCCGGTGCTGTTCAGTCACTGGCTGCTCTCGTTCTATTGGAAGCTCGAGCGGGACAGGGAGCGGCTGGTTGGTGTGCGCCACAGAACCGCTACTCTTCCCCTTGGCTCGGGGGCTCTGGCTGGCTGTCCGTTCCCGCTGGACAGGCATGTGCTGGCCAGTGAGCTGGGCTTTCAGACTGTGAGCCAGAATAGCATCGACGCTGTGAGCGACCGGGACTTTTGCATCGAGTTCCTGGCCTGGGCAGCACAGGTGCAACTTCACCTCAGCAGTTTCGCCGAAGACGTTGTGCTGTGGGCGACGCGTGAGTTTGGGTTTCTGCGGTTGGATGACGCGTACTCTACCGGGTCGAGTCTGATGCCACAGAAGAAAAACCCCGACGTCTTTGAGCTGGTGAGAGGCAAGTCAGCCCGGATGATTGCCCACCTGACCAGCGCCCTGGTGATGGTGAAGGGGCTGCCCTCAGGCTATAACAAGGACCTGCAGGAGGACAAGGAGCCGCTGTTCGACGCGGTAGATACTCTCGAGTTGGAGCTACCGCTGGTGTCACAGGTCATTGCCTCGATGACGGTGAATGCAGACCGCATGCTGGCTGCCATGGACGCAGGCATGCTGGCCACCGACCTGGCCGACTATCTCGTCGAGCGAGGCATCCCATTCAGGGAGGCCCATCATCTGGTAGGACGGGCCGTCAAGCGGGCGGCAGAGCTCGGCGTGAGTGTGAGCCAGCTCGCTCCAGCAGAACTAGAGTCGATCCACCCGGCTCTGGGAAGCAACGCGCTACAGAGTCTGAGCTTCCGGGCTTCGGTCGAGAGGCGGTCAATCGAAGGGGGCACTGCGACGTCATCTGTGCGGGCGCAGATCGAACAGGCCAGACGCAGACTGAGCCAGGCCTGA
- the argG gene encoding Argininosuccinate synthase: MKGKFNKVVVAYSGGLDTSVIVPWLKENYGCEVITYTADVGQGADELEGLEAKSKASGASKAYVQDLRDEFLREYAFPTMQAGAIYEGLYLLGTSFARPIIAKYLVKVAELEHADAVAHGCTGKGNDQVRFELSVKALNPYLVTIAPWREWELRSREDELAYAAAHNIHVAVTETSIYSRDRNLWHLSHEGGLLEDPWAEPDEDMFLLTVSPEKAPDAPQYITIDFERGVPVAIDGVKMSPVELVTQLNTLGGQHGIGRVDLVENRLVGMKSRGVYETPGGTILYAAHQGLEQICLDRETLHFKEGLAHRYAELVYYGQWFTPLREALDAFVSKTQRRVTGTVRVKLYKGSCTVVGRKSPYSLYRDDFATFGHDVVYDQRDAAGFINLFGLPLKVKALVDRRNRTLGVAEEFDLIQRD, translated from the coding sequence ATGAAAGGCAAGTTCAACAAGGTGGTCGTGGCGTACTCGGGCGGGCTGGACACATCAGTGATCGTTCCGTGGCTCAAGGAGAACTATGGTTGCGAGGTGATCACCTACACCGCGGACGTCGGCCAGGGGGCCGATGAGCTGGAGGGTCTGGAGGCCAAGTCCAAGGCCAGCGGGGCCAGCAAAGCATACGTCCAGGATCTGCGGGACGAGTTCCTGCGCGAATACGCCTTTCCGACGATGCAGGCCGGAGCGATCTACGAGGGGCTCTATCTGCTGGGTACGTCTTTCGCCCGGCCGATCATCGCCAAATACCTGGTCAAGGTAGCCGAGCTCGAACACGCCGATGCGGTTGCCCACGGCTGCACCGGCAAGGGCAATGACCAGGTGAGGTTCGAGCTGAGCGTGAAAGCCCTGAATCCCTACCTGGTCACCATCGCACCCTGGCGCGAATGGGAACTGCGGTCCCGTGAAGATGAGCTGGCCTATGCCGCGGCGCACAACATCCACGTGGCGGTGACGGAGACATCGATCTACAGCCGCGACCGTAACCTGTGGCACCTCAGTCACGAGGGCGGGCTGCTGGAGGATCCTTGGGCCGAGCCGGATGAAGACATGTTCCTGCTGACCGTGTCGCCTGAGAAAGCTCCCGATGCTCCGCAGTATATCACGATCGATTTTGAGCGCGGAGTGCCGGTGGCCATCGACGGCGTCAAGATGAGCCCGGTCGAGTTGGTCACTCAACTCAACACTCTGGGTGGGCAACACGGGATTGGCCGGGTCGACCTGGTGGAGAACCGCCTGGTGGGTATGAAATCTCGCGGCGTCTACGAGACTCCTGGCGGGACGATTCTCTATGCCGCGCACCAGGGGCTGGAGCAGATCTGCCTGGATCGGGAGACGTTGCATTTCAAGGAAGGTCTGGCCCACCGCTACGCCGAGCTGGTCTATTATGGACAGTGGTTCACCCCTCTGCGCGAGGCACTCGATGCCTTTGTGAGCAAGACGCAGCGGCGTGTAACCGGCACCGTCCGCGTCAAGCTCTACAAGGGAAGTTGCACTGTGGTGGGCCGCAAGTCGCCCTACAGCCTGTACCGTGACGACTTTGCGACGTTTGGTCACGATGTGGTGTATGATCAAAGAGACGCCGCCGGGTTCATCAATTTGTTTGGCCTGCCGCTCAAGGTGAAGGCGCTGGTCGACCGCCGCAATCGCACGCTGGGGGTGGCCGAGGAGTTTGACTTGATACAGCGTGACTAG
- a CDS encoding protease TldD yields MKDIAQRALNAAQLRGASYADVRVVRQEWQSIQVKNGRVDALAQNESAGFGVRALVNGCWGFASSSRITLAEATRVAARAVEIARASSLARAAPVVLGPALHTVARYETPCQVDPLRIPLEDKVELLLAADESMRRLKHVAVAEGSMEFICEVKTFASTEGSFIEQRLVESGAGIEVTAVGNGELQTRSYPNSFGRQQMKGGYEQILQLDLADHGEQIAEEACALLSAPQCPSRTTTLILDSSQLALQVHESCGHPAELDRVLGDEASFAGTSFLTTDRLGTFRYGSPLVTIVADATVPGALGTFGFDDEGVPAQRSVIVDRGLFKGYLMSRESAATLGRESNGTMRADGWNRIPLIRMTNINLEPGQWRLDDLIADTDDGVYMAVNKSWSIDDKRLNFQFGTQLAYEIKHGKLGRLLKNGNYSGITPEFWGSCDAVCRASDWRMWGLPNCGKGQPMQTAHVGHGAAPARFRNVRVGIR; encoded by the coding sequence GTGAAAGACATTGCACAGCGCGCGCTGAACGCCGCCCAACTGCGGGGTGCCTCCTATGCCGATGTGCGTGTGGTGCGCCAAGAATGGCAGTCGATTCAAGTCAAGAACGGGCGGGTTGACGCCCTGGCCCAGAACGAGTCGGCGGGGTTTGGGGTGCGAGCTCTGGTCAACGGCTGCTGGGGATTCGCCAGCAGTTCAAGAATCACACTCGCCGAGGCAACCAGGGTCGCGGCCAGGGCTGTCGAGATCGCGCGGGCCAGCAGCCTAGCCAGAGCGGCTCCTGTGGTGCTGGGGCCTGCCCTCCACACCGTGGCGCGGTATGAGACACCCTGCCAGGTCGACCCATTGCGGATCCCCCTCGAGGACAAGGTGGAGCTGTTGCTGGCCGCGGACGAGTCGATGCGACGCTTGAAGCACGTAGCGGTGGCCGAAGGATCGATGGAGTTCATATGCGAGGTCAAGACCTTTGCCTCAACGGAAGGAAGCTTCATCGAACAGCGGCTGGTGGAAAGCGGCGCGGGGATCGAGGTCACCGCCGTGGGCAACGGCGAGCTCCAGACACGGTCCTATCCCAACAGCTTTGGCCGACAGCAGATGAAGGGCGGTTATGAGCAGATTCTCCAGCTCGACCTGGCTGACCATGGAGAGCAGATTGCCGAAGAGGCCTGCGCTCTGTTGTCGGCGCCGCAGTGTCCCAGTCGAACGACAACGTTGATTCTCGACTCGAGCCAGCTTGCGCTTCAGGTGCACGAGTCTTGCGGGCATCCGGCGGAACTGGACCGTGTCCTGGGAGATGAGGCCAGCTTTGCCGGCACCAGTTTTCTGACCACAGACAGGCTCGGCACCTTCCGCTATGGCTCTCCCCTAGTTACCATCGTGGCTGACGCAACGGTTCCAGGAGCGCTCGGCACCTTTGGATTCGATGACGAGGGAGTGCCCGCTCAGCGCAGCGTGATCGTTGATCGGGGCCTATTCAAGGGCTATCTGATGTCCCGGGAGTCGGCCGCTACGCTTGGCCGCGAGAGCAATGGTACGATGAGAGCAGACGGCTGGAACCGAATCCCCCTGATTCGCATGACGAACATCAACCTCGAGCCCGGGCAGTGGCGGCTCGATGATCTCATCGCTGACACGGACGACGGTGTCTACATGGCGGTCAACAAGAGCTGGAGCATTGACGACAAGAGACTGAACTTTCAGTTTGGCACACAGCTGGCCTATGAGATCAAGCACGGCAAGCTGGGCCGACTGCTCAAGAACGGTAATTACAGCGGGATCACGCCCGAGTTCTGGGGCTCGTGCGATGCCGTCTGCAGGGCCAGCGACTGGCGTATGTGGGGCTTGCCGAACTGTGGCAAAGGGCAGCCAATGCAGACTGCACACGTCGGCCACGGTGCAGCCCCGGCCCGATTCCGCAACGTCCGCGTGGGGATTCGATAA
- a CDS encoding peptidase PmbA, with the protein MLGSERLERLADRALAMSRADETEVVLIVQDSALTRFAQSRIHQNVSESNVELRVRVLVGKRVGVATTNDLNIQSLRQVTERALQLARLQPENPELAPLPDPQPITQVASWSVSTREFGARQRAQAVSTICRLANEKGLEASGAFSTSASELLVANSRGIHAYAPSTLAELTTVVMSADSSGFAQDTVIDVAALDAERLGREAVRKALTGRHPQPLPPGNYTVILEPYAVAELLAYLAYLGLGARAFQEGRSFMTGQLGRQITGEQITVWDDGSDPTGLPFPFDFEGLPRRRVELITNGVARGVVYDSQTAFREHKFSTGHALPAPDIFGPLPVNLFLQPGSQSVDQMLAAVDHGVWVTRLHYVNPVHPLNTVVTGMTRDGTFWIERGEIRNGIKNLRFTQSILDAFRSTCSVGTETRLLPGMVGGIRAPALLIDGFSFTSATQF; encoded by the coding sequence ATGCTGGGTTCTGAAAGGCTGGAACGACTGGCTGACCGGGCGCTGGCCATGTCCAGGGCAGACGAGACCGAGGTGGTGCTGATTGTTCAGGACAGCGCCCTGACCCGATTCGCCCAATCGCGCATCCACCAGAATGTGTCCGAGTCGAATGTGGAGCTACGCGTTCGTGTACTTGTAGGCAAACGCGTCGGCGTGGCCACCACCAACGACCTGAACATACAGTCGCTGCGCCAAGTGACCGAGAGAGCCCTGCAGCTCGCTCGACTGCAGCCAGAGAATCCAGAACTGGCCCCACTTCCGGATCCGCAGCCCATCACGCAGGTGGCCAGTTGGTCTGTCTCGACCAGGGAGTTCGGCGCCCGGCAGCGTGCCCAGGCTGTCTCGACCATCTGTCGACTGGCGAACGAGAAGGGGCTGGAGGCATCTGGCGCTTTCTCGACCTCGGCCAGCGAACTGCTGGTGGCCAATTCCCGGGGAATTCACGCCTATGCGCCGTCCACGTTGGCCGAGTTGACCACAGTGGTGATGTCCGCTGACAGCTCTGGATTCGCTCAGGATACCGTAATTGACGTCGCTGCGCTCGATGCCGAGCGGCTTGGCCGCGAGGCAGTTCGCAAGGCCCTAACGGGCAGGCATCCGCAGCCCCTGCCTCCGGGCAATTACACCGTGATCCTCGAACCCTATGCGGTAGCCGAGCTCCTGGCCTACCTCGCCTACCTCGGACTGGGGGCGCGTGCTTTCCAGGAAGGCCGCAGCTTTATGACCGGGCAACTGGGGCGCCAGATCACGGGTGAGCAGATCACGGTCTGGGACGATGGAAGCGACCCCACGGGGCTGCCTTTTCCTTTTGACTTTGAGGGTTTGCCCAGGAGGCGCGTGGAACTGATCACCAATGGAGTGGCCCGCGGTGTCGTGTACGACAGTCAAACCGCCTTCCGAGAGCACAAGTTCAGCACCGGTCACGCCCTGCCGGCACCCGACATTTTTGGTCCGTTGCCGGTCAACCTGTTTCTCCAGCCCGGGTCGCAGTCTGTGGACCAGATGCTCGCTGCGGTCGACCACGGCGTGTGGGTAACCAGGCTGCATTACGTCAATCCGGTCCATCCGCTCAATACTGTGGTCACCGGAATGACCAGGGATGGCACGTTCTGGATCGAGCGCGGTGAGATCCGGAACGGCATCAAGAACCTTCGTTTCACGCAGAGCATCCTGGACGCGTTTCGTTCCACGTGTTCGGTGGGCACGGAGACCCGCCTGCTGCCCGGAATGGTGGGTGGGATTCGCGCGCCCGCCCTGCTCATCGACGGCTTTTCCTTCACCAGCGCGACCCAGTTCTAG